DNA sequence from the Cohnella herbarum genome:
ATCGCGTAAAGCCGACTAACAATGGAACTTGATAACTATTGCATTTATCCGATATCTTTTTCGTCGTATTGTCCGAAGCATCGCCGGCAAGCAAGACTAGCTTAGCTTCACCCGATCTGATCGCTTTGAGCACGACTTCTTCTCCGCTGATCAGCTTGCCCGCTCTCGTAGCCAATCCTAATCGGGATAAAACCTTATTCGCCGTCTTCATCGTCGCCAACTAGCTCCTTGCCAGCCTGGAACTCCTCTTCCACCTGGATGAAATCGGCTTCCAGACGATCATATATATCCGCACCGACCGGCGTCTTCAAGGCGCGCTCGAACGCTTTCGACTTTTTCGCCAGCTTAAAGCAAGCGACTTTGCCGCATAGATAAGCGCCACGGCCAGGCTTCTTGCCGGTTAGGTCGATTTGTATTTCCCCTTGCGGGGAACGTACGACTCTAATCAATTCTTTCTTGGCCATCATTTCCTGACAGGCGACGCATTTGCGCTGCGGTATCTTTCTTGGTCTCAAGATGATTCCTCCCGGCGTTTCGTAAGAAACGCATCACGTAAGCGAAAGACTCAGTCGATGGATACGCTGTCCTGGTGCATCGTGGCTCCGGTCGATTTCGGACGACCGTATTCTTGTTCGGCCTGCGTTTCGCTCTTAATATCGATTTTCCAACCGGTCAATTTCGCAGCTAAACGAGCGTTCTGGCCTTTAATGCCGATCGCGAGCGAAAGTTGATAATCGGGTACGATGACGCGAGCCATTTTCTCGGCTTCGAATACGATCACTTCCAATACCTTCGACGGGCTGAGCGCGTTCGCGACATATTCGTCTATGGATTCGGACCATCTCACGATGTCGATCTTCTCGCCCTTAAGCTCCGTAACGATCGATTGAACGCGAATTCCGCGTTGACCGACGCAAGATCCTACCGGATCTACTTCTTCGTTACGAGAATAGACGGCGATCTTGGAACGAAAACCGGCTTCGCGGGCGACCGAACGAATTTCCACGGTGCCGTCGAAAATTTCCGGCACTTCAAGCTCGAACAACCGTTTCAGCAAGCCCGGATGAGTACGCGAAAGAATGATTTGCGGGCCCTTGCTCGTATTCTCCACTTTCGTAATGAAGGATTTCACGCGATCCCCTTGCTTGAACTTGTCGGTCGGCATCAATTCGGTTAACGGCAATGCCGCTTCCACCTTGCCAAGATCGACGTAAAGATTGCGCAAGTCCATCCGTTGCACGATACCCGTAACGATATCTTGCTCTTTATCTACGAAAGCATGATAGATGAGTCCGCGTTCTGCTTCGCGAATCCGTTGCGTAACGACTTGTTTCGCCGTTTGGGCTGCAATCCTGCCGAAATCCCTTGGCGTAACTTCGATCTCCGCGATATCATCCAGCTGATAATGCGGGTTCATTGCTCTTGATGCCTCCAACGAAATCTCCAGACGCGGATCAAGAACCTCTTCCACGATCGTCTTACGAGCGTATACTTTAATTTGTCCCGTAGTCCGGTTGATGTCGACGCGAACATTCTGAGCTGTATTAAAATTACGCTTGTAGCTGGAGATAAGTGCCGCTTCGATAGCTTCGATCAGGACGTCTTTGCTAATGCCCTTCTCGCGCTCGATTTCGGACAGCGCTTCGATGAACTCCATGCTCATGTCTTGATTGATTCCTCCTATTGTGCGCGAAATCGCCTCACGTTATCGTGGCGATTTGCCATCACTGTAATGGTTAATTAGAAAACAATGGCCAACCTTGCGGAGGCCACTTTATCGTAAGGGATGGCCTGTTTGCGGCGTCCTATCGTCACGATTAAGGTCGTTCCGTCGAACTCGTCAAGCCTTCCTTCAAACTCTTTGGCCCCGTTAATCTGTTCGTAAGTCGTTAAGAATACGTGTTTTCCGACTGCTTTCGCGACGTCCTCTGCCTTCTTGAGAGGCCTTTCGGCGCCAGGAGAACTTACTTCCAGGAAATACGCTTCCTCGATCGGATCCAGCTCATCCAGTTTCCCGCTTACGAACTCGGAAACCCGGCCGCAATCGTCGATGTCGATGCCGCCTTCCTTGTCTACGTAAACGCGCAAAAACCAGTTGCTGCCTTCCTTCACGTATTCCACGTCCACGAGTTCCAACTTATTCTCCTCCAGATAGGAAGCTGCGAAGTTTTCCACGATGGACTTGATTTGCGGTGAATTCAAAATGGTTGACCTCCCGATGCTCCAAATGGATTCCTGCAGCCTTTGATAACCTTAAAGATCCGCAGACAAAACGGAAAGAGTGGGTTTCCCCACTCTTCTGCAGACAGTGATATCCACATGATTACCAAAATTAATATAACATAACCTTAAAGCCGCTGGCAACCACAACTTTCCTGCCGTGCCGCCCCCCTCGCCCTTAGAACAGCATGAGCTGGTTGGATTCGGGAAGCCCTCTGAAAGTCCCTAAACCGGTCAACACTTCCACGATCGTCTTACTCGCTTTGGACCGTTGCTGGAAGTCTTCGATCGACAGGAAATCCCCTTCTTCCCGGGATGCGGCTATGTTGCGGGCGGCATTCTCGCCGACGCCGGCGATCGCTCCGAACGGAGGAATCAGACTATCTCCATCAATAATGAAGCGCGTCGCTTCCGAACGATATAGATCGACCGATTTGAACTTCAGTCCTCTGGCGGTCATCTCCAGCCCCATCTCGAGGATCGAGATCATGCTCTTTTCTTTCGTCGTCGCTTGGAAACCTTTCTCTTCGATTTCCAGCAGCATCTTCAATATCGCGTCATACCCTTGGCAGAACAATTCCACGTCGAAATCGGCCGCGCGAACCGAATAATAAGTCGCATAATATTCAATCGGATAATAAAGTTTGAAATAGGCCGTGCGGACTGCCGAAATGACGTATGCCGCGGCATGGGCTTTCGGGAACATGTACTCGATGCGCAGGCAAGAATCTATGTACCATTGCGGCACCTTGCATCGCTTCATCTCTTCGATCCACTCCGGCGTTAACCCTCTGCCTTTCCGGACGCTTTCCGTAATTTTGAACGCAAGCGATGCATCCATTCCGGCTTTATAAATAAGAAATAGCATGATATCGTCACGGCAACCGATAACCGTCTTAATCGTGCAAGTATTATTTTTGATCAATTCTTGCGCATTGCCGAGCCATACTCCCGTTCCATGCGAGAGCCCCGAGATTTGCAGCAGATCGGCGAAGGAGGACGGCTTCGTCTCTTCGAGCATCTGCCTTACGAACCGTGTTCCCATCTCCGGCACGCCGAAGGTAGCGACGGGGGAGCGAATTTGCTGCGGGCTGACGCCTAGCGCCGTCACGGAGTTGAACATGCTCATGACTTTAGGGTCGTTCATCGGAATCGTAGTCGGGTCTACCCCGGTCAAATCCTGCAACATCCGCATCATCGTCGGATCGTCGTGTCCCAGGATATCGAGCTTCAGAAGATTATCCTCGAAGGCATGATAATCGAAGTGGGTCGTTTTCCACTCCGAGTTTTTATCGTCCGCAGGGAACTGCACCGGAGTGACATCCTCCACTTCGATGTAATCCGGAACGACGACGATTCCCCCCGGATGCTGACCCGTGCTGCGTTTAACTCCCGTGCAGCCGGCCGCCAATCGATTCAGCTCCGCGCCCCGCCATGATTTCCCTTGTTCTTCCTCATACTTTTTCGTAAAGCCGAACGCGGTTTTCTCCGCCACGGTTCCTATCGTACCCGCGCGAAAAACGCCTTTCTCGCCGAACATCTCCTTCGTGAAATTGTGAGCCGTCGGCTGATACTCGCCCGAGAAATTCAAATCGATATCAGGAACTTTATCTCCCTTGAAACCGAGGAAAGTTTCGAAAGGAATATCTTGACCCTCGCCTTTCATAATCGTAGAGCAATGAGGACAAGCCTTGTCCGGCAGATCGAACCCGCTTGGCACGCTGCCG
Encoded proteins:
- the rimP gene encoding ribosome maturation factor RimP, with amino-acid sequence MNSPQIKSIVENFAASYLEENKLELVDVEYVKEGSNWFLRVYVDKEGGIDIDDCGRVSEFVSGKLDELDPIEEAYFLEVSSPGAERPLKKAEDVAKAVGKHVFLTTYEQINGAKEFEGRLDEFDGTTLIVTIGRRKQAIPYDKVASARLAIVF
- a CDS encoding YlxQ family RNA-binding protein, which encodes MKTANKVLSRLGLATRAGKLISGEEVVLKAIRSGEAKLVLLAGDASDNTTKKISDKCNSYQVPLLVGFTRFELGSAVGKPERVLFAVTDRGFADMLAKGWGHHSEVENIE
- the rnpM gene encoding RNase P modulator RnpM translates to MRPRKIPQRKCVACQEMMAKKELIRVVRSPQGEIQIDLTGKKPGRGAYLCGKVACFKLAKKSKAFERALKTPVGADIYDRLEADFIQVEEEFQAGKELVGDDEDGE
- the nusA gene encoding transcription termination factor NusA, with the protein product MSMEFIEALSEIEREKGISKDVLIEAIEAALISSYKRNFNTAQNVRVDINRTTGQIKVYARKTIVEEVLDPRLEISLEASRAMNPHYQLDDIAEIEVTPRDFGRIAAQTAKQVVTQRIREAERGLIYHAFVDKEQDIVTGIVQRMDLRNLYVDLGKVEAALPLTELMPTDKFKQGDRVKSFITKVENTSKGPQIILSRTHPGLLKRLFELEVPEIFDGTVEIRSVAREAGFRSKIAVYSRNEEVDPVGSCVGQRGIRVQSIVTELKGEKIDIVRWSESIDEYVANALSPSKVLEVIVFEAEKMARVIVPDYQLSLAIGIKGQNARLAAKLTGWKIDIKSETQAEQEYGRPKSTGATMHQDSVSID